The Streptomyces sp. HUAS CB01 genome has a segment encoding these proteins:
- a CDS encoding chorismate mutase, whose translation MPATDTAPRTDTAPRTDTGARTDDAADLIHGARERIDALDDRIIGLIQERMAVSAVIQEARITSGGRRVNLSREMEVLGHYRDALGKPGTALAMTLLELCRGRI comes from the coding sequence GTGCCCGCCACCGACACCGCACCCCGCACCGACACCGCACCCCGCACCGACACCGGCGCCCGTACCGACGACGCAGCGGACCTGATCCACGGCGCCCGTGAACGCATCGACGCCCTCGACGACCGGATCATCGGGCTGATCCAGGAACGGATGGCCGTCTCGGCCGTCATCCAGGAGGCCCGGATCACGTCCGGCGGCCGCCGGGTGAACCTGTCGCGCGAGATGGAGGTGCTCGGCCACTACAGGGACGCGCTCGGCAAGCCGGGGACGGCCCTGGCGATGACGCTGCTCGAGCTGTGCCGCGGCCGCATCTGA
- a CDS encoding LPXTG cell wall anchor domain-containing protein codes for MKLRRAMAVAAATAVIAPAAFLAAPAAYATTGGTDSTASAGTTGETGTTGETGSTGETGTTGETGTTGETGTTGETGGEEPGATTGETGTTGETGTTGETGTTGETGGEEPGATTGETGTTGETGTTGETGTTGETGGEEPGEGDEEEPGEPQICETDDFELSIKGLPGKIAAGSGWHKFHLNAFNKSDMILKEIDYFAGASPDKDGMELFKSKQVALQVYNEETKGWDDLSEGGEAVGYVGQSNEIKPGYEVDIPLRINVKANAPVGTGFTLGAGLYIGDEDCLGFSDVAYKFQIVAGGTDTDGTEPQEGGKAPVPSEEPAANTSSQIVSGSLAETGSTSALPAIGIAGGVAVVAGAGVVFAMKRRKGDATA; via the coding sequence ATGAAGCTTCGCCGCGCCATGGCTGTCGCCGCCGCGACCGCTGTCATAGCCCCCGCCGCCTTCCTGGCGGCGCCGGCCGCCTACGCAACGACAGGCGGCACCGACAGCACGGCTTCCGCCGGTACCACCGGGGAGACGGGCACCACGGGTGAGACCGGTTCCACGGGTGAGACCGGCACCACCGGCGAGACCGGCACCACCGGCGAGACGGGCACCACCGGCGAGACCGGCGGCGAGGAGCCCGGCGCCACCACGGGCGAGACCGGTACGACCGGCGAGACCGGCACCACCGGCGAGACGGGCACCACCGGCGAGACCGGCGGCGAGGAGCCCGGCGCCACCACGGGCGAGACCGGTACGACCGGCGAGACCGGCACCACGGGTGAGACCGGCACCACCGGCGAGACCGGCGGCGAGGAGCCCGGCGAGGGTGACGAGGAGGAGCCCGGCGAGCCCCAGATCTGCGAGACCGACGACTTCGAGCTCTCCATCAAGGGCCTCCCCGGCAAGATCGCCGCAGGCAGCGGGTGGCACAAGTTCCACCTGAACGCCTTCAACAAGTCGGACATGATCCTCAAGGAGATCGACTACTTCGCGGGAGCCTCCCCCGACAAGGACGGCATGGAGCTCTTCAAGAGCAAGCAGGTCGCCCTGCAGGTCTACAACGAGGAGACCAAGGGCTGGGACGACCTGAGCGAGGGCGGCGAGGCCGTCGGCTACGTCGGCCAGTCCAACGAGATCAAGCCCGGCTACGAGGTGGACATCCCGCTCCGGATCAACGTGAAGGCCAACGCCCCCGTCGGCACCGGCTTCACACTGGGCGCCGGCCTCTACATCGGCGACGAGGACTGCCTCGGATTCAGCGACGTCGCCTACAAGTTCCAGATCGTCGCCGGCGGCACGGACACCGACGGCACCGAGCCGCAGGAAGGCGGCAAGGCTCCCGTTCCGAGCGAGGAGCCCGCGGCCAACACGTCGAGCCAGATCGTCAGCGGCAGCCTCGCCGAGACCGGCTCCACCTCGGCGCTCCCGGCCATCGGGATCGCCGGCGGTGTCGCCGTCGTCGCCGGCGCCGGTGTCGTCTTCGCGATGAAGCGCCGCAAGGGCGACGCGACCGCGTAA